DNA sequence from the Butyricimonas faecalis genome:
TATTTCTTGTGATACGGATAAGGAGGCTTGGTTGAAGGCAATGCAAAACGAGGGGTTGGATGGTATCCAGTTGTACATGGGTGACGACCTTGTGTTTGCTAAAGCGTATATGGTGAGCAACTTGCCGCGGTTTATTTTGGTGGATCCGGAGGGGAATATCGTGGAAGCATACATGACGGCCCCTTCCAATCCGGAAACGGAAGAGAGATTGCAGAAGTTGTTTTTAATATAGTTTCAAAAAAACGTATTTATTAAATTTAGATTATGAGAAAATTAGTTGTAATGTTATTCATTTCTTTGTTGGCGTTTGCTTGCCAGAAAGAAAAGAGCGTGTCAGTGAATGTAACCGTGAAAGATAAAAATATTGCTGAAGGGGTATATTTTGGACTGATGAAGATGGATACGATGTTGCAGATGAATGCCGAAGGGAAAGCCTCCGTGGTTTTGCCCGTGGATGAACCGCAATATGGTATTGTGAAATATAAGTGGAAAACAAAAGCCATTTACTTGGAACCGGGGAAAGGGTTGGATGTAATCTGGGATATGAGGCCCTCCGGATTGGAGATAGAGTTCGCGGGAGATGGTGCTGATAAGAATAATTTTATTAACGGGAAAGAAACTCGAGTTCCGGTAATGGGGGACTTCGGGTTGAAAGAAGATGAGTTTTTGGAAAAAATAGATCAATACATCGCTGATAATAATAAGGTTTTGGAAAGCAAAGGCTTTGATAAGGTTTTCCAAGAGAAAGAGAAAACTCGACTGCTGTATGACGTGTGTGGTATCTTGTGGCAATATGCCCAAAATCGTGATTGTTCGGAGGAGTATATTGCAAAAATGAAATCTTTGATGGTAGAAGAGGATTGGTTGTTGCAATTAGACTCTTATACAAATTTTATGGAAGGGGCTGTGGCTTATTTCGCTGGTAAAGCGTTGGAAAATCAAGAAAATGCTTCCGTGAAAGAGAAAACATTGAATGTTTTGAATTATGTATTGAGTAATATCAAAAGTCAGGCTGTGAAGGAATATCTGGTGGCAAGTTTTTCCATTTCTTATATTGATAGCGAGGGGGTTGACGATGCCGAAGAGGTGAAGGCTATCTTCAATAAAGAAGTGACGAACTCGGTAATGCAAGCTGCCTTCAATAGTCTTTATGCCCAGGGATCCTCCGTGGCTAAGGGAAGCAAGGCACATGGCTTTAAATATTTGGATATAAATGGTAAGGAAGTGAGTCTTGATGATTTCAAAGGACGGTATGTCTATATTGATATTTGGGCTACGTGGTGTGCCCCCTGCAGAGAAGAATACCCGCATTTGCAGATGTTGGAAAAAGCTTTCCAGGGAACGAATATCAGTTTTGTAAGTATCTCTACCGATCAGGATGAAGCCAAGTGGAAACAAACAGTGAAAGATGAAAAAATGGGTGGAATACAGTTACATACTGGTGGAGATGAAGATTTTTTGAATGCATTCCGTGTAAAGGGAATTCCTCGTTTTATATTGATCAATCCAGAAGGACGCATTGAGAATGCTAATATGACCCGTCCGTCTGATCCTATGACAATAGAATATTTAGGAATGTTAGCAGAACGTTGGAAGAATAGTTTCTGACTTTCTCTCAAACTTTGAAGGAGACTGTCTAACAAGTCTATTTTTTACAACCACCTTCCCTAACCCCCTCCTACATGGGAGGGAAAATCGCTTGGTAATCAACCCTCCCCCTGTGTAAGGGGGAGTTGGAAGGGGTAGTTTGTGATACTGATAAGACTTGTTAGACAGTCTATGGTTATTGTAAAATTACTTCAAACCGCTTCTTTCCAACAATGCGTCAACAGTCGGTTCTTGGCCCCGGAAACGCTTGTAAAGGGTCATCGGCTTTTCAGATGCTCCTTTTTCCAGCACGTTGCGACGGAATGATTCGGCAGTTGCCTTATCGAAAATACCGTTTTGCTTGAATAGGGAGAATGCATCCGCATCAAGTACTTCTGCCCATTTGTAGCCGTAGTATCCGGCCGCGTATCCACCGGCAAAAATGTGTCCGAAAGCGGGAGAGAAGGCACTACCTTTCACGACAGGCATGATTTCGGTTTTACCCATGGCACGTTGTTCGAAATCTACAAGAGGTTCGGTAACGGGCTCAGTGATCGTGTGCCAAGCCATATCGACCATGCCAAAACTTAACTGGCGATCACTGGCATATCCGGCCTGGAAATTGGATGACTTTTTGATTTTATCGATATATTCTTGAGGAATTTTTTCTCCGGTCTGATAATGTTCAGCCCATGTGTCGAGCCATTCCTTTTCGAGAGCGAAGTTTTCCATGAATTGCGAGGGGAGTTCCACGAAATCGCGAGACACGCCGTCCATAGAGGTGGAGCCATAAGTGCATTTGCTGAACATACCGTGTAGGGCATGACCGAATTCATGTAGGAACGTGGTAACTTCGTTGAAGGTCAACAAAGACGGTTTCGTATCCGTCGGTTTCGTGAAATTCATCACGAGGGATACCAATGGCCGTTGATCTTTACCATGAACCATCTTTTGTCCGCGGAATTGAGTCATCCAGGCACCGCCTCCTTTGCTTTCCCGTGGGAAGAAGTCCGTGTATAGGATGGCAAGGAATGATCCGTCATTGTCGTACACTTCGTAGGTTTTCACTTCGGGATGGTATAACGGGATATTGTTGACCTCCTTGAAGGTAATGCCATAAAGACGTGTGGCTAAATCGAAGACTCCCTTTTGCACGTTTTCAAGCTTGAAGTAGGGTTTCAGCATCTCGTCGTCGAGCGCGTATTTTTCCTGCATCAATTTGTTGGAATAATAACTCCAGTCCCAACGTTGCAGTTCTCCTTTTAACCCGGATTTACGAGCAAATTCTTCAACTTCTTTTTTATCTTTAAGAGAATGGGGGTAAGAAGCTTCGTGTAGTTCGGCTATGAAGTTGTTCACGATTTCCGGGGTGTTGGCCATACGGTCGGTCAGGGCGTAGGCGGCATAGGTCGGGTAACCCATGAGCTTTGCTTTTTCCAAACGTAAAGCAGTAATCTTTTTGATCACGCCCTCGTTGTTGTATTCGTTATCGTGATATGCCCGTGAAGAATTTGCACGATATACTTTTTCCCTCAGGGCCCGGTTGTCGGCATATTTCATCAGTGGTGCCATGCTGGGATAATGGAGGGTGAACACCCATCCTTCCTTGCCACGCTGTTTGGCGGTCATGGCTGCCATTTCCTTGGCGCCTTCGGGTAAACCGGAAAGATCTTTTTCATCTGTCACGTGTAATTCGAAGGCGTTGGTCTCTTCCAATTCGTTTTTGTCAAAAGTTAGGCTTAATTTACCCAGCTCGATGGAGATTTCTTTGAAACGTTCGCGGGCAGCTCCTTCTAGGTTCGCGCCTCCGTCAATGAACGCTTTCCACGTGTTTTCGAGCAACTGGGTTTGTTCTGTGTTCAGGTTTAATGTCGCTTTCTGGGCATAAACTTGTTTTACCCGTTCGAAAAGTTGCGGGTTCATGTAAATATCGTGACTGAATGAAGTTAGTTTCGGCGACACATTTTGAGCGATATCCTGCATCAAACTGTCCGTGAGACAGGCGTTTAAATTGAAAAATATTCCGGAGATAGTACTCATTCGTTCGCCCACGTTGTCCAGAGCCGCGATAGTGTTTTCAAATGTCGGGGATGCTTTAGAAGAGGCGATTTGTTCTACTTCTTTTTTAGCCTCTTCGATAGCTACATCAAAAGCTGGTTCGTAATGTTCTGCTTTGATTTTATCGAAAGGAGGTGTCTGGTGGGGTGTATCGAAACTCGATAATAGCGGATTTTGTTCTGTCTTTCCGCAGGATGCCACAAGAAGGATCAGTGCAGCCATAAAAGTCGTTTTTCTCATTGTTTAATTTGTTTTCTAATTTTGTAATTGAAATTGCACTTCAAGATTACTAAAAAGCTAAATTGCAACTTATATGATTTATTTCTTTTTTCCTGTAAACACGATTTTAGGTTCTACGATCATTGGGATAATTGAAACTGTAATATCAAGGTTTAGTTGATCTTTTGTGATTTTTCCCTTGTGGGTGTAAGAGATCGTTTGTTGTCCGACAGAGACTTTACCGTCACCTTCTAGGTTAAAAGTGGAGTCCGTTTCGGTTACTTTGCCTAGCGCCGGGTTGACCGTGATCCCTTTCACGGGCATGGTAAAGTCCACGAGATTCAACTTGACATTCTTGCTGGTATCCGCCGTGATGCTGATTTTGCAGGGAATCGGACCTTCGGGGACCAGTGTTTTACCTTCGGCATCCGGTTTGAGCATGGCTTTCACGTGGTCAGGCAGAATAATCGTGGCTTCGCCTTCGTATAGACCGGGTAACGAGGAAATATCATGTGCCCGACGATCACTACAGCTATTGCAAGAGGTTAATAATGACGTGATTGGAATAATAAGTAATAATATTCCGATAAAGAAAATATTCCGTTTCATGAACTATTGATTTATTTTTGTACTTTCGACGGCTAAAAATATAAACTTTTATCAATTAAACCATCAGGATTATGAAATTTGTAGGATTACTTCTTTTTTTATGCCTTGCGGTAGGGGGATCGATGAAGGCCATGTCGGCGAATAACACGAATAAAAAAGATCACGCGGCAGCCGTTGCCGGAACATATAACGGGGAGGCTTTTGTCGAGATCATGCAGCAGAAAATGAAGTTGAAGCTTGAATTGCAACGGACTCACCGGGATAGCGTGATCGTGGTGGTGAAAGATTTTGTGTTACCCACGGGGCAAAAGTTCAATTATCGTTCCACGGGTGTTTCCGTGAAGCCGGAAGTAAAGGATGGTAAAACCGTGTATAAATTGAATATCTCGTTCACTTACATGTATAATGGAATGCCCATGAAAGTGACAGCCACGGGGACGATAAAAGACGGGGAGCTTGATTCTTTGGTGAAGGCCACGATCATGGATGCCATGGAAACAAAAGTGACTTACAAGGCGAAGAAAGCCTAGTAAGTCACCTTTATACTATCGCAAGTCAACGATGTCCACTTCAGGATGGGCTTCTTTGTCAAAGCGGAAAAAGTTTATATCCAATTCTTTTTCCGGTTTCTTTAGGCTTTTAATGGTTATTACCACGTCGTTTCCGTCTTTACCGAAGGAGGAGACTTTTTCAACCGTATTGGTTTTCGTGTTGATCCATACCCCGATTTTGGAGATTTGCTTGTGCTCTTTTTTGGGAGTTAACTCGATGTAAGCCTTGCCGTCCTTGTCTTCCACTAGCTTTTGAGTAAACTTCTGATTGTGAATATCGAACAGGATGGAAGGATTTAGCATTTCTTCTTCATTCTCATCCGGGTTTTTGATATTTACTTCTTCCTGATCCGGCATATACGTGTAGATCACCTCTCCGTCGAAATAATTAATCACGTCCATCACGTCGATACGGTACATGTTGTCTTTCATATACGCTTTCCCGGGGTGCGTTTCTTGAATATTTTCCTCCTTGTTGATCATGGAAAGGTCAAAAACGATTTCTACTGCCGGGTAGGACTTGATCTGTCCAACAGTTTTATCCAGAATTGCCTTTGCTTTTTCGTCGGTCTGGGCGGAAGCGAAGGTACCGCATAACGCCAGAATCATAAATGTTAGAATATACTTCATACCATGTGTTGTTTTATGTTGTCTTTTTTCTTTAAATCAAGAGCAAATATAGGGATTATCCCGCAGAAGCAAAAAAATATTGGAAAAATTGCTACTTTCGCACGTTTTAAAAAAAGGAAATGGATAAGCTTAAAGGAATTCTGTTTGCGGCATTATCTGCAGCTACTTTCGGGTTGATTCCGCTGTATGCAAACCAAGCTATACTGGATGGGGTTAATAATGAAACAATACTCGTGTATCGTTACGGGATAGCGGGAGTTTTATACGCTATCTATTTATTGTTTCGAGGAACCAATATGCGGTTAAGTCGTGGAGAATTGCAGGAGGTGACGATTGCAGGGGTGGGGGGATATGGAATTACGGCCTTTTTCCTGATGTGGTCATACCATTATATGCCCACGGGGGTCGCGACAGCGATTCATTTCTTTTATCCCGTGGTAGTGGCATTGCTTATGGCTATTTTTTATAAAGAACGTTTACCCTTGGCCGTAAGGGCAGGAATCGTGTTGGCTATATGTGGGGTGTACCTGTTGTCTTGGACTCCCGGTGAGGTGAAATGGATGGGATTGTTTTTTGTATTGATGTCAACGCTTACTTACGGATGTTATATTACCGCCTTGAACCGGCCCGTGTTGAAACGGATAAACCCGGATGTGCTGACTTGTTACGTGTTATTATTTACCGCCCTGTTCTATTTGATCGTGGCCGTGGCGCGAGGAAAGATGGAGATTATCACGAGACCCCGGTTTTTGATGGATATGGGGCAGTTGGCCGTATTAAGTACGATCGTTTCTGCCCGCTTGCTAGTCGCGGCCGTGAAACTGATCGGTTCCGTGACGAGTTCCGTGCTGGGAACGTTGGAGCCGATAACAGCAATCGTCGTGGGGGTGCTTTATTTTAATGAACAATTGACCTACGTGAATTACTTGGGATTATTGGTCGTGCTTGTTGCCGTTCTTGTCGTGATCTGCAAGATGAAAAAATAAGGGGGAAACTTCTATTATTATGATGCAACCTATTTATTTTTTGGCTATTTTTGCGGGTGAAATTGATTTTTAAGAATATCATATGCTGTTGTTTATAACTATAAATTTTTACACTATAACCGATATATTGTTGGCCGCTTTTATATTTTATCAGGTTTATAAGCTGGTGAAAGGAACGGTTGCTATAAATATATTTGCCGGTATTTTTACTTTTTACGTGGCATGGTTGCTGGTGAAGGCTTTGAATCTGGAGTTAGTTTCTGGAATATTGGGACAGTTTATCGGTATGGGAGTGATCGCCTTATTGATTGTGTTTCAGCAAGAAGTTAGACGTTTCCTATTATTATTAGGTAGTAAATATAATCTGCAAAATATATTTAATCTGGAGCGGCTTTTTGCCAAGACTTCCATAAAAGATGAGGTGGCCGCTGCTATCGTGCAGGCCTGTGATTATTTTTCTAAAACAAAAACAGGTGCTTTGATCGTGTTGTCACAAAACTCGGAGTTATATAATTACGCGCAAACAGGCGTGTTGATCCGTTCCATCGTGTCGGAGGAATTGCTTGAAAATATCTTCTTTAAAAATTCACCGTTGCATGATGGAGCAGTAATTATTACGGATAACAAGATTTTGGCAGCGCGATGTATTCTACCGGTTTCCGACAATACGAATATTCCCGGGAGTTTGGGGTTGAGACATCGTGCGGCAATAGGAATGAGTGCCGTAACCGATGCTCATATCATAGTAGTCAGCGAGGAAACCGGAAATATATCTTTTGTGAAGGATGGACATTTTAAAGTTCGTATCACGCCTCAGGAGCTGAATAGTTTTTTACACAATGATTTTACCGGTTTTGTCGTGAATAAGTAATTATAGTGACTTTTCTAGGATAATACCCGTAGTTTTCCTGTAGCATACAGGTGTTAAAGACGAATCATTGCCGTATCAAAGACGTTTCAAAGACGTTCACGGGTGTCTTTGAAAGGTGTATATTTAGGTATTACTATCTCTTTGTCGGTTGTTTTTTCCGTTACATCCCGTCTTGATCCCGGGGAACTGGGGAGGCTTGGCCCTTTTTATCGGGCGGAGGTGAGAAAAGTTTTTCCCTTAACGTTTTGCCAATCACGTCTTTGTAGAAGGATGAGAAAAAAACTTGAAAAATAATGGCGAAAATATTTGGAAACGGGGAAATCTTTGCCTTATCTTTGCACCCGCAAAACAGAAAACAACGCAAGTGGGAATGAGGCTAGAAAGGTAGTTTTCTGTAGAGTTCTTGAAATGCTGAAAAGATAAACCTTCCTTCTATTAGTCGGGTAGTTTGAAAAACATTGAATTACAAGGCTAAAGAAAAAAGTTTGAAAAAACTTTGAAAAAGATTTGGAGGGAAACGAAAAAAGGTTTTATCTTTGCATCCGCTTTCGCTCCTAAAATGAGCGATGCGAAAACAAGAAAACAAGAGTTCTTTAAGATATTGAGATGAACAAAACGTAGCGAGCGTGAATCGGAATCGACGGGAGTCGAGATTCATACACATGACCCTGCCAGATAAAATTTCTGTAAAGTAACTTTTACCATGAAGAGTTTGATCCTGGCTCAGGATGAACGCTAGCGACAGGCTTAACACATGCAAGTCGAGGGGCAGCACGGGGTAGCAATACCCCGGTGGCGACCGGCGCACGGGTGAGTAACACGTGTGCAACCAACCCCGTACCGGGAGATAACCCGCGGAAACGTGGACTAACACCCCATAACACCTTTCCCCCGCATGGGGGAGAGTTTAAAATCCCGATGGTACGGGACGGGCACGCGCGACATTAGGTAGTTGGCGGGGTAACGGCCCACCAAGCCGACGATGTCTAGGGGTTCTGAGAGGAAGGTCCCCCACACTGGAACTGAGACACGGTCCAGACTCCTACGGGAGGCAGCAGTGAGGAATATTGGTCAATGGGCGAGAGCCTGAACCAGCCAAGTCGCGTGAGGGAAGAATGGTCTATGGCCTGTAAACCTCTTTTGTCAAGGAAGAATAAGCGGCACGAGTGCCACCTTGCCAGTACTTGACGAATAAGCATCGGCTAACTCCGTGCCAGCAGCCGCGGTAATACGGGGGATGCGAGCGTTATCCGGATTTATTGGGTTTAAAGGGCGCGTAGGCGGGACGGCAAGTCAGCGGTAAAAGACTGCAGCTAAACTGTAGCACGCCGTTGAAACTGTCGACCTGGAGACGAGACGAGGGAGGCGGAACAAGTGAAGTAGCGGTGAAATGCATAGATATCACTTGGAACCCCGATAGCGAAGGCAGCTTCCCAGGCTCGATCTGACGCTGATGCGCGAGAGCGTGGGTAGCGAACAGGATTAGATACCCTGGTAGTCCACGCCGTAAACGATGCTCACTGGATCTTGGCGATACACGGCCAGGGTTCAAGCGAAAGTATTAAGTGAGCCACCTGGGGAGTACGTCGGCAACGATGAAACTCAAAGGAA
Encoded proteins:
- a CDS encoding DMT family transporter, which translates into the protein MDKLKGILFAALSAATFGLIPLYANQAILDGVNNETILVYRYGIAGVLYAIYLLFRGTNMRLSRGELQEVTIAGVGGYGITAFFLMWSYHYMPTGVATAIHFFYPVVVALLMAIFYKERLPLAVRAGIVLAICGVYLLSWTPGEVKWMGLFFVLMSTLTYGCYITALNRPVLKRINPDVLTCYVLLFTALFYLIVAVARGKMEIITRPRFLMDMGQLAVLSTIVSARLLVAAVKLIGSVTSSVLGTLEPITAIVVGVLYFNEQLTYVNYLGLLVVLVAVLVVICKMKK
- a CDS encoding calycin-like domain-containing protein → MKRNIFFIGILLLIIPITSLLTSCNSCSDRRAHDISSLPGLYEGEATIILPDHVKAMLKPDAEGKTLVPEGPIPCKISITADTSKNVKLNLVDFTMPVKGITVNPALGKVTETDSTFNLEGDGKVSVGQQTISYTHKGKITKDQLNLDITVSIIPMIVEPKIVFTGKKK
- the cdaA gene encoding diadenylate cyclase CdaA produces the protein MLLFITINFYTITDILLAAFIFYQVYKLVKGTVAINIFAGIFTFYVAWLLVKALNLELVSGILGQFIGMGVIALLIVFQQEVRRFLLLLGSKYNLQNIFNLERLFAKTSIKDEVAAAIVQACDYFSKTKTGALIVLSQNSELYNYAQTGVLIRSIVSEELLENIFFKNSPLHDGAVIITDNKILAARCILPVSDNTNIPGSLGLRHRAAIGMSAVTDAHIIVVSEETGNISFVKDGHFKVRITPQELNSFLHNDFTGFVVNK
- a CDS encoding LolA family protein — its product is MKYILTFMILALCGTFASAQTDEKAKAILDKTVGQIKSYPAVEIVFDLSMINKEENIQETHPGKAYMKDNMYRIDVMDVINYFDGEVIYTYMPDQEEVNIKNPDENEEEMLNPSILFDIHNQKFTQKLVEDKDGKAYIELTPKKEHKQISKIGVWINTKTNTVEKVSSFGKDGNDVVITIKSLKKPEKELDINFFRFDKEAHPEVDIVDLR
- a CDS encoding M3 family metallopeptidase: MRKTTFMAALILLVASCGKTEQNPLLSSFDTPHQTPPFDKIKAEHYEPAFDVAIEEAKKEVEQIASSKASPTFENTIAALDNVGERMSTISGIFFNLNACLTDSLMQDIAQNVSPKLTSFSHDIYMNPQLFERVKQVYAQKATLNLNTEQTQLLENTWKAFIDGGANLEGAARERFKEISIELGKLSLTFDKNELEETNAFELHVTDEKDLSGLPEGAKEMAAMTAKQRGKEGWVFTLHYPSMAPLMKYADNRALREKVYRANSSRAYHDNEYNNEGVIKKITALRLEKAKLMGYPTYAAYALTDRMANTPEIVNNFIAELHEASYPHSLKDKKEVEEFARKSGLKGELQRWDWSYYSNKLMQEKYALDDEMLKPYFKLENVQKGVFDLATRLYGITFKEVNNIPLYHPEVKTYEVYDNDGSFLAILYTDFFPRESKGGGAWMTQFRGQKMVHGKDQRPLVSLVMNFTKPTDTKPSLLTFNEVTTFLHEFGHALHGMFSKCTYGSTSMDGVSRDFVELPSQFMENFALEKEWLDTWAEHYQTGEKIPQEYIDKIKKSSNFQAGYASDRQLSFGMVDMAWHTITEPVTEPLVDFEQRAMGKTEIMPVVKGSAFSPAFGHIFAGGYAAGYYGYKWAEVLDADAFSLFKQNGIFDKATAESFRRNVLEKGASEKPMTLYKRFRGQEPTVDALLERSGLK
- a CDS encoding TlpA family protein disulfide reductase — encoded protein: MRKLVVMLFISLLAFACQKEKSVSVNVTVKDKNIAEGVYFGLMKMDTMLQMNAEGKASVVLPVDEPQYGIVKYKWKTKAIYLEPGKGLDVIWDMRPSGLEIEFAGDGADKNNFINGKETRVPVMGDFGLKEDEFLEKIDQYIADNNKVLESKGFDKVFQEKEKTRLLYDVCGILWQYAQNRDCSEEYIAKMKSLMVEEDWLLQLDSYTNFMEGAVAYFAGKALENQENASVKEKTLNVLNYVLSNIKSQAVKEYLVASFSISYIDSEGVDDAEEVKAIFNKEVTNSVMQAAFNSLYAQGSSVAKGSKAHGFKYLDINGKEVSLDDFKGRYVYIDIWATWCAPCREEYPHLQMLEKAFQGTNISFVSISTDQDEAKWKQTVKDEKMGGIQLHTGGDEDFLNAFRVKGIPRFILINPEGRIENANMTRPSDPMTIEYLGMLAERWKNSF